The sequence below is a genomic window from Saccopteryx leptura isolate mSacLep1 chromosome 3, mSacLep1_pri_phased_curated, whole genome shotgun sequence.
TTTCTTGAGTTGCATCCGTTCATTACCACATCACCCCATTTTAGATCTTTATCCCCCAGCTCCTGCCTTCTTTTGGTCCAGTCTACTTCCTGATCAACACCTGGCCTCCAACAGACTAGTTTGACCATATTTAAGTCATACTGGTGAATCTGGACCAGTTCAATAGTTAATAGTAATACCCTATCTTTGAAGTTCAAAGCTCAGTAGGAtcagattttaatatttaacatttgcTGAGACTTTACTCTGagccagacactgtgctgagtACTTACTTAATAGACAGCATCTCAAAATTCTCATAGCCACCCTATGAGGTGAGTGATTTAACCCTATCTTACAAACAAGGAAGCCAAGGCTCAAAGATAAGAAATTTGGCCATAGTGGTATAAACAGTAGTGGAGgtgagatttattattattattattatttgtatttttctgaagttggaaacagggaggcagtcagacagactcccgcatgtgcccgactgggactcacctggcatgcccaccagggggcgatgctctccccatctggggcattgctctgttgcaaccagagctattctagcgcctgaggcagaggccatagagccatccccagcgcccaggccaactttactccattggagccttggctgcgggaggggaagagagagacagagaggaaggaaagggggaagggtggagaagcagatgggtgcttctcctgtgtgccctggccgggaatcaaacccgggactcctgcacgccaggccgacactctaccactgagccaaccggccagggccagattttttttttaagtgagaggagggaagatagtgagtcagactcctgctTGAGCCCCagctgggattcacccagcaacctctgtctagggccaatgctcaaatcaactgagccatcctcagctcccaggaccatgctggaaccaactgagccattggctgtaagaggggaagaggcagggtaggggagagggaaggggggagaggaagatagtcgcttctcctgtgttccttgaccaggaattgaatctgggtcttccatatGCTAGGCCGTGCTCTATCCATTgaccaactggccggggccagaggtgagatttttttttttttttgtatttttctgaagctggaaacggggagagacattcagacagactcccacatgcgcccgaccgggatccacccggcacgcccaccagggggtgatgctctgcccctccagggcatcgctctgccgtgaccagagccactctagtgcctggggcagaggccaaggagccatccccagcgcccgggccatctttgctccaatggagccttggctgcgggaggggaagagagagacagagaggaaggaggggggggtggagaagcaaatgggcgcttctcctgtgtgccctggccgggaatcgaacccgggtcccctgcacgccaggccgacgctctaccgctgagccaaccggccagggcccagaggtgagatttttaaacaataatctgTCTGCTTCTAAAGCCCACACTAGAAACCCTTCTATTTCCATGCTCTTTGAAAGAAAAGCATAGTTGGTTGGACTATATTGTAGGGTCCTCTGAAAACATTGGGGAAATCCATGACCCCAATACCTGGGACtgatttcttttcccatttcccCAGGCTTACCTGCGAGCCATTGATGTGAAGATCCTACAGCAGCTGGTGACTTTGAATGAGGGCATTGAGGCAGTGCGCTGGCTGTTGGAAGAGCGGGGGACATTGACCAGTCACTGCAGCAGCCTTACCAGCAGCCAATATAGCCTGACAGGCGGGAGCCCAGGCCACTCAAGGCGAGGCAGCTGGGACAGCCTGCCAGACATCAGCTCCACTGATCCGCTGGACAGTGTCTCCATTGGCAGCTTCCTGGACACTGTGGCCCCCAGCGACCTGGAAGAACAGGGACCCCTAAGGGCTCCCCGTCCTGAGATGGACTGGGCAAAGGTTACAGCCGATGGGGAGAGAGCCAGGACTGAAGTGGACCTGACAGCCACCAAGCTAGAGAGCTTGAGGGCTGTGTGGAAACCCCCAGGGGAGGGGCTCCAAGGTGGACCTCCTGAGCCACCAGAGGATGAGAGTACCAAGCTGGGCTTTGAGGTCCACTGGTACTGGGGGCAGTGCCAGGATGATGTGACCTTCCTGTAACAACTCTTCCATCCTTTTGTACTGCTGTGGTTCTTTCTTCATTTGACCCTGGTCTCCCTTGAAATTTATTCTCCCTCAAATCTGGGGCTAGGAAGAGGCTGCACTGAAATCAGTTGCCATGAAAGCCTGGCCTTCTTATCTGTCTGGTCCCTGGGGAGGCTATGCCTCTATCCCTCAATAATTGGGTCCCTAACGCTATTTCCAGAGATACATTGACTCCAAGGCTTGACCTATGGCTCCTGGTGTGAtggtctctccctttcccctatAACTAGGTAAGGATTTGAGGCATTTAGAACTCTTAGGAGATTCCTGATGAAATGATGAGGGTAAAATGACCTCACCCAATTTCTAGGAGCCTTGGCCCCCTCTCTTGGCCAAGATGGAGGATTACAGAGGGACACGGACACTCAGGGCCAACCCTCCGTGGATTGGCCTTCCCAGAAACGTTTAAGGTTGTAGAACAACTGTTTTCTCTTTGGTAAGTGATGTTATTTCCTGCCAGGGTAGATTAGCCTTTCCACTGTCCCAGTCCTTTAGTGGTGACAGGTCAGCATAGTGGTGTCTGAACCGCTGATGCTAAGTGAGACCATGCCGTTTATTCTCCATATAATTAGTAAGGGGGAACATACCACCTTTCCTGGCAGGAAAGTTTCTCACTGTCAGGTGTTTGTCCTTTTCAGAAAGGTTTATACTTTTTAAACAGGGGGTTCTCATTTTTTCCAAGGGGGTCTTGCTTCCTCTGTGACCACATCCTTGTCTGGTGCTGGAACTCCTATATCTGTGCTTTTAGggagggaaactggcaagggccTCCACCTTCTACTCTCAAGTCTGTTTGGCCTGCCCTGCCATCGTCCCCTGTTTCACCCTGTCTCTGGATTGCCCTCATTCTTGTGTTCTGGCTCCAAATCTGTCTGCCAGGAGGTTTAGCCTTTGTGTCTCCACACCTTCTCAGTTTCCACTTTCATTTCAGGCTTCAGGCTTTTCATATACAGATGAGTCCTGCAGCCTTCACTCCCCATTGCTGCTGGGAGCCAGAGGGAGGACAGGCTTGAGGTCTCAGAGCTCTGGAGGTGTATACCAGAATCTCCAAAGTGAGGCAGTGTCCTCTCTCATCCTGtgattcccctcccccaccctgccccagacCTTCCACCATTTGGTCACAAGGACCTGCCCAGAGACTGGGATACAAGGAATCCCCTTGTTTGAGTTACAATGGGGAGGGTGTGGCAGGGAAAGACAGAGGCTCTTTAGTCCTAGGGCCCACAtcctgggaggagggagagatggagggaaaggCCACTCTGCTTCCTCCCATAGAACAAACCCTAGACTCCTAGGAcctgaggagggagcaggggactGGCTCTGGGCCTGGGTCCCAGGGCCGTAATGAATTACACCAAAGAAGGAATTTGGGGAAGCTGCCaacctgaggctcagggagggcaCAAGTAGACAAGGGCTGTGGTTGATGTCAAAGAACATCTTGGAGATTAACCATTTGAGCCCCAGGTAACTGCCCATAAATTGGTCTATATCTTTCCTGGGCCCTGAGATTGGATTATTGGAAGGCTAAAGGAGAGAAAACAATATTGGGTGATCCTTGCCTTTTTGCTATGCCCTCCTGAGTTGTAGGAGTTGTCCCTAAATCCTAGAATAACTGTGGTAATTTCTCTACTTTTCATTCTATATTGGGGATGGGAAGGAAGCCAAGTTGATCATCTCCACTTCCCCTAAAGTCCTCAAGTCTTGTTCTGCACCCCCAGCACAGTCATTTCGGGGCAGTACATTCAGTCCATGGCTATCCCCTAAAgaccctctctcttcttcccatccCCTCAATGTGATTGAAATCGCTAAAATATATTCTTAGCCTCTCCTCCTCCACTATCCACCAGCTCTCTCCTTACCACCCTTCCTGATCTTGGAGCTCCTAACCTCTCCACCCCAGGCTGGAAGTTCACATACCCTTTTCTACttcctactctgttgccattttgTAGTGTGTCCTTGGGTAACTAACTACCTTGAATTCCTTCCTGAAGCTTAATTTAGCTTACAAACTTTTGAGCTGAAGAAATTGCCTGCCCTCTTGTGGCCATTATGCACCATTGCTATGGGTAGCTAGGTGGAACCTCCAAATACAAATACATGTACAGCCTTATAGATGGCCAACTCCCTCAGTGTACAGACAGACCTAGAGAGGGCAGAGACTTGCCCAGCATCATCCATGTTAAATTCACAGCAATACCCAGGTTAGAGAACCCAGATCTTCTGCCTACCTGACAGCCCACAGTTCTATTACTTTGCCAGACTGTCCTCCCATCTCACGGAGTCAACACCACCCAAGCCCAAAGGGACTGAAAGCAGTGTCTCCCTGTTTTAATATTTGGGTTTTCACCCTATCCTAAAGAGGCAGCTCGATGTTTAGAAAAGAGCTATAGGCTCTGAGGAAAGAGAACCTTGAACCCAGATTGGGTAAAGGGTACACCAAACTGGACTGCagatcagtggtgggattaaaataatttaacaactggttctctgccctaatgactgttatAAGTATTAAAACAAATGATatattgaaaggtagtttattatttcatgcatttaatatttaagaacaataaaaggggtatacaaaactagattatgttataagaaagagttttaaaatattaatgaaaaactatttaatacctgacataaaacaataaaactgttatttaaggtacttccatattgcttcttgattggcatcctcacttgcaatttttttcagtgATGGACAGAATGAAtgttactatgggcacttagaatacgctgttgcgcagatgaatattaaaaaagagaatgtaaatttgtgatttccacattgggcagctgcccaggcacccaccttagagagaaccctgattacaagtgccattttaacaaccggttcaccgaactcaacaaaaaattaggtatcggttctgctgaacggGTGTGAACCAgctaaagatatttaaaaaatcaacctagcctgaccaggcagtggcgcagtggatagagcgttggactggaatgcggaggacccaggttcaagaccccgaggtcgctagcttgagtgcgggctcatctggtttgagcaaaaagcccaccaacttgaactcaaggtcgctgactccatccaggggttacttggtctgctgaagacccgcggtcaaggcacatatgagaaggcaatcgatgaacaactaaggtgtcgcaatgaaaaactaatgattgatgcttctcatctctctccgttcctgtctgtctgtccctgtctacccctctctctgactcactctctgactctgtaaaaaataaataaataaaatttaaaataaataaaaaaaaatccagaaccaTTTTTCTGGGAAGTGAGTAGGCACAGAGATCATGGGGTCAGAACTCAGCATTTCAAACCTGGAGGTTAGAAGCAGGGGGCTGGGGTGGAGAAGTTTGAGATTGGGAAGAACAGGTGGGTCCTGAGGTCTGCATCTGAGGGTGTTGAGGAGCTGGAGAAGTGGGAGTGAATCGGGATGCCTGGGCACTCCAGGTGAGTCTGAACACTCTGTCTTAATACCTAGACTGTATTTCACTACCAGAGAAGTTCAAGAACCCAGTAAACACACATCCTTGGTCCCTTTACCTGCCTCTGCACTGGCTGTGTGAGGCTTAGTTTCCTGTTAATTTACACCTTCTTAGGTACAAGGAGGACCTGTTTGGTAGctcaaagaaagagaagggatggaAAGCGGAGAGAtgcagaaagataaaagaaagagatgaaaaatggAGTGTTGAAAGTATGATTAGAGGGAGCATACTGTCCTCCAAGTGGGCCCGGGGCTCTTGACAGGTCTCAGGGTAAAGGCAGAGATGAGACTGCTCTTGACAGCTGTGGAAGCAGAACCTAGGAGGATACAGGGTGGTGCTGGCCAGGATGGGTATACCAGGAAGACATGAGACCATGTGAGTGGGCAAATGTAAGGGCCTGTATATAGGATGGAGTCAGTGAGGTTGAGCGCTGGACCGACTAGAAGCTCAGTAGCAGCTTAGGTAGGAAATACTTGTAGGGGACACAGGCTTACTGTGTGCAGGTGCCAGACATGTACTGGGTGTTCAGTGACCTGTTGACTGGAAGAATGAATGTGTGTAAACCTACAAGGGGatgtgacttatttttttaaagtgggtaATTAGGTAATATTAGgtcatttaaaacattatttaattcttaacattattgtaaacaatgcattATTAACAATGTATTGTTGCTTAGACATTTGCTCAAGGTCAGATAGGTAATGAATGATAAATATGAACCTACTTTTAATCTGACTGCAACGACTTCCAGGAAATCTCTGATTCTCCACTTCCCACTCTCACAGACCTTACATTTCTAGGATAACAGATTAGTGCTTCCCAGTAGCAGGCCAGCATACTagtttcctgttgctgctgtaaTGAATTGCCATAAATTGAAttccttaaaacaacacaaatgtattattttactgTTCTGGAGGTCACCGGTCCAAAATCAGTTTCATTGGGCTGAAGTCAAGGTGTGG
It includes:
- the LURAP1 gene encoding leucine rich adaptor protein 1; this translates as MEGSTESQTPDLRDVEGKVGRKTPEGLLRGLRGEPGTSGSPLLPGVPATGHGLGDKIMALKMELAYLRAIDVKILQQLVTLNEGIEAVRWLLEERGTLTSHCSSLTSSQYSLTGGSPGHSRRGSWDSLPDISSTDPLDSVSIGSFLDTVAPSDLEEQGPLRAPRPEMDWAKVTADGERARTEVDLTATKLESLRAVWKPPGEGLQGGPPEPPEDESTKLGFEVHWYWGQCQDDVTFL